One Micromonospora sp. WMMD812 genomic window carries:
- the cbiQ gene encoding cobalt ECF transporter T component CbiQ, producing the protein MGAGHGHVLYRESSSPVHRLPPEVKIVAMVVFTVAVVATPREAFWAFGGYALLVAAVAALARVGPRWLLSRALIELPFVLFAVALPFLGAGERITVAGLHLSVDGLYGSWNILAKGTLGVLASLLLAATTTTRDLILGLDRLRCPQVLTQIATFMLRYLDVLVGEARRMRVARISRGDDPRFLWQLRGFAAGVGALFLRAFERGERVYLAMLSRGYSGRMPAVWQGAGAATAGQWLVAATVPVLAASIAATALVLG; encoded by the coding sequence GTGGGCGCCGGGCACGGGCACGTGCTCTACCGCGAGAGCTCCTCGCCGGTGCACCGGCTGCCCCCCGAGGTCAAGATCGTGGCGATGGTGGTCTTCACCGTGGCGGTGGTGGCCACCCCGCGCGAGGCGTTCTGGGCCTTCGGCGGGTACGCCCTGCTGGTGGCGGCGGTCGCCGCGCTGGCCCGGGTCGGCCCGCGCTGGCTGCTCAGCCGGGCCCTGATCGAGCTGCCGTTCGTGCTTTTCGCGGTCGCGCTGCCGTTCCTCGGCGCGGGCGAGCGGATCACGGTCGCCGGGCTGCACCTCTCCGTGGACGGTCTGTACGGCAGCTGGAACATCCTGGCGAAGGGCACGCTCGGCGTCCTCGCCTCGCTGCTGCTCGCCGCTACCACGACGACCCGGGACCTGATCCTCGGCCTGGACCGGCTGCGCTGCCCGCAGGTGCTCACCCAGATCGCCACCTTCATGCTCCGCTACCTCGACGTGCTGGTGGGTGAGGCCCGGCGGATGCGGGTGGCCCGGATCTCGCGGGGCGACGACCCCCGCTTCCTCTGGCAACTCCGCGGGTTCGCGGCCGGTGTCGGCGCGCTCTTCCTGCGCGCGTTCGAGCGGGGCGAGCGGGTCTACCTGGCGATGCTGTCCCGCGGCTACTCCGGCCGGATGCCGGCGGTCTGGCAGGGCGCGGGCGCGGCCACGGCCGGGCAGTGGCTCGTCGCAGCCACCGTGCCGGTGCTGGCGGCCTCGATCGCGGCGACCGCCCTGGTGCTGGGATGA
- a CDS encoding ABC transporter ATP-binding protein codes for MIHAVEQTAPSLDVRGVRYAYPDGHQALHGVDLTVPRGERLALLGPNGAGKTTLVLHLNGILTPTEGSVSVGGLTVTPDRATLAEVRRRVGIVFQDPDDQLFLPTVAEDVAFGPANLGLRGAELDARVDEALAAVGMSAHRHRAPHHLSFGQRRRVAVATVLAMHPEILVLDEPSSNLDPAARRELAEILRGLPVTLLMVTHDLPYAAELCDRSVILDGGRIAADAPTADLLADDDLLARHRLELPYGFNPRTATPR; via the coding sequence ATGATCCACGCCGTGGAACAGACAGCGCCCAGCCTGGACGTCCGTGGCGTCCGGTACGCGTACCCGGACGGGCACCAGGCCCTGCACGGGGTGGACCTCACCGTGCCGCGCGGCGAGCGGCTGGCGCTGCTCGGCCCGAACGGCGCCGGCAAGACCACGCTGGTGCTGCACCTCAACGGCATCCTCACGCCGACCGAGGGCAGCGTGAGCGTCGGCGGGCTGACCGTCACGCCCGACCGGGCGACCCTGGCCGAGGTGCGGCGCCGGGTGGGCATCGTCTTCCAGGACCCGGACGACCAGCTCTTCCTGCCCACGGTGGCGGAGGACGTGGCGTTCGGCCCGGCCAACCTCGGGCTGCGCGGCGCCGAGCTGGACGCTCGGGTCGACGAGGCGCTGGCGGCGGTCGGGATGAGCGCGCACCGGCACCGGGCGCCGCACCATCTCTCGTTCGGCCAGCGCCGTCGGGTGGCGGTCGCGACCGTGCTCGCCATGCATCCGGAGATCCTGGTCCTCGACGAGCCGTCGTCGAACCTCGACCCGGCCGCCCGGCGAGAGCTGGCCGAGATCCTGCGCGGCCTGCCGGTGACCCTGCTGATGGTGACCCACGACCTGCCGTACGCGGCGGAGCTGTGCGACCGCTCGGTGATCCTGGACGGCGGGCGGATCGCCGCCGACGCGCCCACCGCCGACCTGCTGGCCGACGACGACCTGCTGGCCCGACACCGCCTGGAACTCCCGTACGGCTTCAACCCCCGCACCGCCACCCCCCGCTAA